The following is a genomic window from Dioscorea cayenensis subsp. rotundata cultivar TDr96_F1 chromosome 10, TDr96_F1_v2_PseudoChromosome.rev07_lg8_w22 25.fasta, whole genome shotgun sequence.
TTATTGTGATCAATCTgtctttgttgttcttttttcatGATATGAACTTTGCCTGCATTCTGGATTGTCACTGATCTCAGAAGCTTACAATCTAAGATATAGTGTCAGTAATAGTGGTCCCTTAACTAATGTGATAGATGGGATAATGAGCACAAGCTCTCCCTCTATCTGTAATTCTGTATGCTATATGCATGCGGCctcttcttttctattttctacAAAAACCTTTTCTTGGTTGTGATGGAGACACTGTCTGCCTTCCATGTACATTGAAATATATTGAGTCCGTCTGAGGAATTGTGAAACATATATACAAGCAAGCACAAAGGAATCACTTATATTTCTGTCGCACGTATATTCATCTCATTCTTGTCAAGACTCAAGAGTGCTGTGTGGGGATATATGCACCAATTTCCATATCCGTAGGTACTAACAGACACGCATTTAAAAAGCAGAGCATTGTCCATTGTGCGGAAAGACCCGACCAGACAAGGCAAAGTTTATATTCTCTTGTTAGATGTTACATAGTTGCATTCCCCTAAAGACTTCAATTTGAGGGATTGCCAAAGTTGATCCTGCCATGCTTCCCAATCAAGACATCCTCTTTGCTTTTAGTTTTACAGATAGAAAGATGAAGAGATAGATTAGCTACATCACTCAACATTCTTTCTatctgtttttctttctttcacaaAGATGAGGAACTTGGCTTCATGTCTCAGCGAACATGCTGTCAGGGTCTCAGATTCTTCATGTTCTGGCGCCggcaacaacaaaaacatcTCCTTGGCCATATTTGACCGTAATTCCTTCCAGAACTCGGTCACATGTCTCTATAAAACGAGGCTAATTTCCACTGCCAAGGAGCTCTTCTTCAAACTCACTTGGTCCAAGACCAACACCGGACCATCTCTCTCCGTCTCCATTGATGACAACACCCAAGTCTTGAGGGAAATGGAAGGGAAGCAATCATATAAACATGGAGGCTTGGTGATCTCCATACACTGGGATTTCTCTTCAGCCAGATATACATGCTACGCCCCTGACCCAGTGGACAACAACTTCTACGTCATAGTCATGGCTGACTCTGAGTTTGCTCTGTTGCTCGGAGATTTGAGCACAGACTACGTCAAGATGTTTGAAAACACTTGTAGTAGAGGTATCCCAATAGCCCAATATTCTCTGGTTTGCCGGAAAGAACAAGTCTTCACTCATGGTGTTTATAGGACAAAATCTCGGTTTGCAGACAATGGGAAGGTTCATGAGATCATGATAAAGTGCAAAGGGGACTCATGGGACGTGAAGAACTCGGGGTTGTCAGTGTGGGTGGACAAGAAGAAGGTGGTGCATGAACAGAGATTGTACTGGAACTTCAGAGGCAATCAGGTTATGTTCGTTGATGGTTTGCCTGTGGATTTCATGTGGGATTTCCATGATTGGTGGTTTGGAGGTCCTTCTGGGTGTGCTGTCTTTGTGTTTAGGACCAGGAGTTCACTGGAGAGCAGGCCATGGCTCGAAGAGGATGAGTTGCAAAAGGAACAGAGCTTCTCCGGGTTCTCTCTTTTGATCCAAGCCTTAAAAAGTCCataaatgagagagagagagagagagaggcttcAGGTTTCAGATTTCAGATTTCTTTCTAACTGCTTTACTGACTTGTTCCAATGGTTTCTTGCCTTCTTTCTGTTTGGATGGTGTTGTTACTTGTTAGTGAGACATGTTTGAGCGAGTAGAGTATTTAGTTTGTTGATTTGAGCTGCACATGTTTGATTTGTAAATTGTGCTTATCCCATGTATGCTTCCtgttttatttgtttgcttattttgaattttcactTATTTTGGAAGGCGTGCATGCAGCCAACATGCTATTGTCTTGTCCCTGTTCAATAGAACTCTTCCTTCTTATTCATGTATTATGATTGATGGTTAATTTCccacccaaaataaaaaataaaaaataaaataaaatctctcCTCTCTGTTTCTTCTTTTAAAGCTTGCAGGGTATTTCACTCTATCagcacacacgcacacacaaaCACGCACGCGCACATAACATGTCTGATTGGGCAACTCCAACAGATGAGAGATCTTGAAGAGCCGTCTGTATTTGTTTATTCATAAGTCAGTACAATGTGGTGGGAAATATTAATGGAGGAAAAAGGAAGTAAGTTATAATTGCACTTTCAAGTGGCAGttaatggaaaagaaaaactaCCACCGTTTTATCAGTTTTCTGAATATCTTATTAGTCTTCTGAATTCATTGCTCATTTAAGCGTGGTTCCTTCCTCCTTGAATTTTCATATCTCAACTCCTAAAATTTCAGTTTGTCATCATCCATACGAAAGGAATAATATAAGACAGCACAACCAACATCCTTTAAGCGGAGTGAAAGGGCGGACCCAAATGGGCACTTCAGTGGGCCACTTTTGCCACATGGCCCACATCCACTTTAACTACAAGGGCTGGGCTTCTAATGGGCCATTACCGCTCCTATGATGAAAAAAGCCCAGATTCAGAGAGTCCAATTAAGTGAATATGCACAAATATATCctcttatatttaattgttataatcGTATTTTCAAC
Proteins encoded in this region:
- the LOC120270701 gene encoding uncharacterized protein LOC120270701, which codes for MRNLASCLSEHAVRVSDSSCSGAGNNKNISLAIFDRNSFQNSVTCLYKTRLISTAKELFFKLTWSKTNTGPSLSVSIDDNTQVLREMEGKQSYKHGGLVISIHWDFSSARYTCYAPDPVDNNFYVIVMADSEFALLLGDLSTDYVKMFENTCSRGIPIAQYSLVCRKEQVFTHGVYRTKSRFADNGKVHEIMIKCKGDSWDVKNSGLSVWVDKKKVVHEQRLYWNFRGNQVMFVDGLPVDFMWDFHDWWFGGPSGCAVFVFRTRSSLESRPWLEEDELQKEQSFSGFSLLIQALKSP